A genomic stretch from Croceibacterium aestuarii includes:
- a CDS encoding efflux RND transporter permease subunit, which translates to MLARLIDVAVRNRFLVIFIAAAAAAFGLFQLARLPIDAVPDITNKQVQINSVAPALSPTNMEKLVTFPVETALAGIPGLESTRSISRNGFSQVTAIFTDDTDIYFARQQVGERLGQLGGELPDGVQPSMGPVSTGLGEVLMWSVRYADPDTPEGKPRAGRAGPQPDGSYITPEGQVLRGETAKAAYLRTVQDWIVALQMRTVPGVAGVDSIGGYEKTYLVQPDPAKLATYGLSFTELAEALERNNLSVGANYVNRGGEAFLARVDARITTMDQISNAVVAVRGDVPVRVSDVATVGIGGELRTGAASQNGEPAVIGTTLMLLGENSRTVARDSRERLEEIAKTLPPGVTVDVVLDRSQLVNATISTIEKNLTEGALLVIASLFLLLGNIRAAIITALVIPLSFLLMAIGMNELKVPGNLMSLGALDFGLIVDGTVIIVENFLRRMAERQEHQGRLLDVGERLEEVSASVKEMIRPSLFGQAIIFMVFAPLLTFQGVEGKTFSPMAVTVMLALLAAFVLSLTVVPALLAVFIRGKVAEKEVKVIARGKEGYARMLPRAMAHPWRTVGIGVAVFAFAAVVFQFVGREFIPQLDEKNLAVSAVRIPSTSLEQSASMQREVEKAISALPEVELVFSKTGTAEVASDPMPPNKSDSFVILKPQEEWPDAGMSKDELVEKIDARVSKLVGNAYEFTQPIEMRFNELISGVRGDVAIKLYGDDLDQMAGTADKIAATLRSIEGSADVQAEQTGGFPTLDFAFDRTAISGLGLEVEEVANTVAAALGGQEAGVVFEGDRRFDIVVRMPDATRDNIDVIGALPVMLPEHAAGGGRSVPLRQLVNFEETEGLNQISRENGKRLVIIQTNVRDRDVGSFVAEAQQKIAAQVDVPAGMYLEWGGQFESLKSASQRLAIVIPITAVLIFVLLFMALESAKMAGAIFAAVPLALSGGVFALALTGQLFSISAAVGFIVLFGVSVLNGLVMMTSIQARLRDGIEVDEAITGGAMERFRSVLMTAIVPSLGFVPMALAHGTGAEVQKPLAITVIGGLITATILTLFVLPAICKLVLGRRTEAEPGPAGHEPAIAN; encoded by the coding sequence ATGCTAGCCAGACTGATCGACGTGGCGGTGCGCAACCGCTTCCTCGTCATATTTATCGCCGCCGCCGCGGCCGCTTTCGGGCTGTTCCAGCTCGCCAGGCTGCCGATCGATGCGGTCCCCGACATCACCAACAAGCAGGTGCAGATCAACTCGGTCGCACCCGCGCTTTCGCCGACCAACATGGAGAAGCTCGTTACTTTCCCGGTCGAGACCGCGCTCGCCGGCATCCCCGGGCTCGAAAGCACGCGTTCGATCTCGCGCAACGGCTTCAGCCAGGTCACCGCGATCTTCACCGACGACACGGATATCTATTTCGCCCGCCAGCAGGTGGGCGAACGGCTCGGCCAGTTGGGCGGCGAATTGCCCGACGGGGTCCAGCCGAGCATGGGGCCGGTGTCGACCGGCCTTGGCGAGGTGCTCATGTGGTCGGTTCGCTACGCCGACCCCGATACGCCTGAAGGCAAGCCGCGCGCCGGGCGGGCCGGGCCGCAGCCCGATGGCTCCTACATCACGCCCGAAGGCCAGGTGCTTCGCGGCGAGACCGCCAAGGCGGCCTATCTGCGCACGGTTCAGGACTGGATCGTAGCGCTGCAGATGCGCACGGTTCCCGGCGTGGCTGGCGTCGATTCGATCGGCGGCTACGAGAAGACCTATCTCGTCCAGCCCGACCCTGCGAAGCTCGCGACCTACGGCCTCTCGTTCACCGAACTCGCCGAAGCGCTCGAGCGCAACAATCTCTCGGTCGGTGCCAATTACGTCAATCGCGGCGGCGAGGCGTTCCTTGCCCGCGTCGATGCGCGCATCACCACAATGGACCAGATCTCGAACGCCGTAGTGGCGGTGCGCGGGGACGTTCCAGTGCGCGTGTCGGATGTCGCCACGGTCGGCATCGGAGGCGAGCTGCGCACGGGCGCGGCCTCGCAGAACGGCGAGCCGGCCGTGATCGGCACCACGCTGATGCTGCTGGGCGAAAACAGCCGCACTGTCGCGCGCGATTCGCGCGAGCGGCTCGAGGAGATCGCCAAGACGCTGCCGCCGGGAGTGACGGTCGACGTCGTTCTCGACCGGTCGCAGCTGGTCAACGCGACGATCTCGACGATCGAAAAGAACCTGACCGAAGGCGCGCTGCTGGTCATCGCCTCGCTGTTCCTGCTGCTGGGCAACATCCGGGCGGCGATCATCACCGCTCTCGTCATCCCACTGTCGTTCCTGCTGATGGCGATCGGCATGAACGAGCTCAAGGTGCCGGGGAACCTGATGAGCCTCGGCGCGCTCGATTTCGGGCTGATCGTCGACGGGACGGTGATCATCGTCGAGAATTTCCTCAGACGCATGGCCGAAAGGCAGGAACACCAGGGTCGCCTGCTCGATGTGGGCGAGCGGCTCGAAGAGGTCTCGGCCTCGGTCAAGGAGATGATCCGGCCGTCGCTGTTCGGCCAGGCGATCATCTTCATGGTCTTCGCCCCGCTGCTGACATTCCAGGGCGTTGAGGGCAAGACGTTCTCGCCGATGGCGGTCACCGTGATGCTCGCGCTTCTCGCCGCCTTCGTCCTGTCGCTGACGGTCGTCCCCGCGTTGCTGGCGGTGTTCATTCGCGGCAAGGTCGCCGAGAAGGAAGTCAAGGTGATTGCGCGCGGCAAGGAAGGCTACGCGCGGATGCTCCCGCGGGCGATGGCCCATCCGTGGCGCACGGTCGGTATCGGGGTGGCCGTGTTCGCCTTCGCGGCGGTCGTGTTCCAGTTCGTCGGCCGGGAGTTCATTCCACAGCTCGACGAAAAGAACCTCGCTGTTTCCGCGGTGCGCATTCCGTCGACCTCGCTCGAGCAATCGGCTTCGATGCAGCGCGAGGTGGAAAAGGCAATCTCGGCGCTACCGGAAGTGGAGCTGGTGTTTTCCAAGACCGGGACCGCCGAGGTGGCGTCGGACCCGATGCCGCCCAACAAGTCGGACAGCTTCGTCATCCTCAAACCCCAGGAGGAATGGCCCGACGCCGGAATGTCCAAGGACGAGCTGGTCGAGAAGATCGATGCGCGGGTGAGCAAGCTGGTGGGCAATGCCTACGAGTTCACCCAGCCGATCGAGATGCGCTTCAACGAGCTGATCTCCGGCGTTCGCGGCGACGTCGCGATCAAGCTCTACGGCGACGATCTCGACCAAATGGCCGGGACCGCCGACAAGATCGCCGCCACGCTGCGTTCGATCGAAGGATCGGCCGACGTGCAGGCGGAGCAGACCGGCGGGTTTCCCACGCTCGACTTCGCCTTCGACCGGACGGCGATCTCGGGACTCGGGCTCGAGGTCGAGGAAGTGGCGAACACAGTCGCGGCCGCGCTCGGCGGCCAGGAGGCGGGCGTCGTCTTCGAGGGCGACCGGCGGTTCGACATCGTCGTTCGCATGCCCGATGCCACACGCGACAACATCGACGTGATCGGCGCCTTGCCGGTGATGTTGCCCGAACACGCCGCCGGTGGCGGACGCTCTGTCCCGCTGCGCCAGCTGGTGAACTTCGAGGAGACCGAAGGGCTGAACCAGATCAGCCGCGAGAACGGCAAGCGCCTGGTGATCATCCAGACCAATGTCCGCGACCGCGACGTCGGCAGCTTCGTGGCCGAAGCGCAGCAGAAGATCGCCGCCCAGGTCGATGTTCCCGCGGGCATGTATCTCGAATGGGGCGGTCAGTTCGAAAGCCTCAAGTCGGCAAGCCAGCGTCTCGCGATCGTGATCCCGATCACCGCGGTCCTGATCTTCGTGCTCCTGTTCATGGCGCTCGAAAGCGCGAAGATGGCCGGGGCGATCTTCGCAGCGGTGCCGCTGGCGCTGTCGGGGGGCGTCTTCGCCCTGGCGCTGACGGGACAGCTGTTCTCGATCTCCGCCGCGGTCGGGTTCATCGTCCTGTTCGGCGTCTCGGTGCTCAACGGGCTGGTGATGATGACCAGCATCCAGGCGAGACTGCGCGACGGAATCGAAGTCGACGAGGCGATCACGGGAGGGGCGATGGAGCGTTTCCGATCGGTCCTCATGACGGCGATCGTGCCGTCGCTCGGCTTCGTGCCAATGGCGCTTGCCCATGGGACAGGAGCCGAAGTCCAGAAGCCGTTGGCCATTACCGTGATCGGCGGTCTGATCACCGCCACGATCCTGACGCTGTTCGTGCTGCCGGCGATCTGCAAGCTTGTCCTCGGGCGCCGGACCGAAGCGGAACCTGGCCCGGCCGGGCACGAACCGGCTATCGCCAATTGA
- a CDS encoding DUF190 domain-containing protein has protein sequence MHDDKQMMLLRIYTDENAHIGDKRLVDELVRMARTEGLAGATALRGRLGFGGRKGAVHQHHSLGVGDNMPMVVEIVDTEPAVRRFAQTLGDLHHIGLVTLERVEVLHGSLPIAEHPE, from the coding sequence ATGCACGATGACAAGCAGATGATGTTGCTGCGCATCTATACCGACGAGAACGCGCACATCGGCGACAAGCGTCTGGTCGACGAACTCGTCCGCATGGCGCGCACCGAAGGGCTTGCCGGGGCGACCGCGCTGCGCGGACGCCTCGGGTTCGGCGGACGCAAGGGCGCAGTGCACCAGCATCACTCGCTCGGCGTGGGCGACAACATGCCGATGGTGGTCGAGATCGTGGACACGGAGCCGGCGGTGCGCCGGTTCGCCCAAACGCTTGGCGATCTGCACCATATCGGTCTGGTCACGCTCGAGCGGGTCGAAGTGCTGCACGGCAGCCTGCCGATTGCGGAACACCCGGAATGA
- a CDS encoding cation diffusion facilitator family transporter, with protein sequence MGIGLNIAFVAIEASYGIFANSLALLADAGHNLSDVFGLVIAWAAVRLDSKPPSSRYTYGLGGSSILAALFNGIFLMLAAGAIAWQAVLRFADPQPVAGNTVMIVAGIGIAINTATALMFMRGRKSDINIQGAFLHMAADAAVSAGVVIAGLAIRNTGLSWIDPVTSLAIVAVIVWSTWGLLREAVAMSLNATPSGIDTAKVAAHLANLEGVASVHDLHVWPMSTSETALTAHLVMGAPTDRDRFFQDTASMLHERFGIDHVTLQVETGSCPCPLESQEVV encoded by the coding sequence GTGGGAATCGGGCTCAATATAGCCTTTGTCGCCATCGAAGCGAGCTATGGAATATTCGCCAACTCGCTCGCGCTCCTCGCGGACGCAGGGCACAATCTGAGCGATGTCTTCGGGCTGGTGATCGCCTGGGCGGCCGTCAGGCTCGACAGCAAGCCGCCCAGTTCGCGCTATACCTATGGCCTGGGTGGAAGCTCGATTCTCGCCGCGCTGTTCAACGGCATCTTCCTGATGCTCGCGGCAGGGGCGATCGCCTGGCAGGCCGTGCTTCGGTTCGCCGATCCTCAACCCGTCGCGGGCAACACGGTCATGATCGTTGCCGGCATCGGGATCGCGATCAATACCGCGACCGCGCTGATGTTCATGCGGGGCCGCAAGAGCGACATCAATATCCAGGGTGCATTTCTCCATATGGCGGCCGACGCCGCGGTGTCGGCAGGTGTGGTGATTGCGGGCCTCGCCATCCGCAACACCGGGCTGAGCTGGATAGACCCGGTCACGAGCCTCGCCATCGTGGCGGTGATCGTCTGGAGCACCTGGGGGCTGCTGCGCGAGGCAGTGGCGATGTCGCTGAACGCGACGCCTTCCGGGATCGACACGGCGAAGGTCGCAGCGCATCTGGCAAATCTCGAAGGCGTCGCGTCGGTGCACGACCTCCACGTCTGGCCGATGAGCACGAGCGAGACGGCCCTGACGGCGCACCTGGTGATGGGCGCCCCAACCGACCGCGATCGCTTCTTCCAGGACACCGCCAGCATGCTGCACGAGCGCTTCGGGATCGATCACGTGACCCTGCAGGTTGAAACCGGTAGCTGTCCGTGCCCCCTGGAGTCGCAAGAAGTGGTCTGA
- a CDS encoding ZIP family metal transporter: MQAILYTLIPLAAVVIGALATAVRRPSIGFQSGVQHLAAGVVFAAAAGEILPDLKHSSSLLPVLLGAAVGIAGMLALKTLTEGKGGPTGLAVTAGIDLLVDGLVLGISFVAGMQQGILLAIALTLEVLFLGLSLAGTLSESMSKMRAVMLTCAIGLALPLGALLGAPVSTLPEAWQTGFYAFGLIALLYLVTEELLVEAHECPESPLTTSMFFIGFMAILTIEELMQ, encoded by the coding sequence ATGCAGGCGATCCTCTACACGCTTATCCCACTTGCCGCCGTGGTGATCGGTGCGCTGGCCACTGCGGTGCGCCGGCCAAGTATCGGCTTCCAGTCGGGCGTGCAGCATCTCGCGGCCGGTGTCGTTTTCGCTGCGGCGGCTGGGGAGATACTTCCCGACCTCAAACACAGCTCCTCGCTTCTCCCCGTCCTGCTTGGTGCTGCGGTCGGTATTGCCGGAATGCTGGCGCTCAAGACCCTTACCGAAGGAAAAGGCGGACCGACCGGCCTCGCCGTCACAGCTGGCATCGATCTTCTGGTCGACGGGCTGGTCCTTGGCATAAGTTTCGTGGCAGGCATGCAGCAGGGGATCTTGCTGGCCATCGCGCTCACGCTTGAGGTTCTCTTCCTCGGCCTGTCCCTCGCGGGCACGCTATCGGAAAGCATGTCGAAAATGCGAGCGGTCATGCTGACCTGCGCGATCGGCCTGGCGCTGCCGCTCGGCGCCCTTCTGGGTGCGCCGGTCAGCACCCTGCCGGAGGCCTGGCAGACCGGATTCTATGCCTTCGGTCTCATCGCCCTGCTCTATCTCGTCACCGAAGAATTGCTGGTCGAAGCGCACGAATGCCCGGAATCCCCGCTGACGACCTCTATGTTCTTCATCGGCTTCATGGCCATCCTGACCATCGAGGAACTGATGCAGTAA
- a CDS encoding helix-turn-helix transcriptional regulator — MGEEIDKGATEPRRITRLIRLPEVQRRVGLARSTIYRWMSEGKFPKPAQLGGHVVAWLSKKSMDG; from the coding sequence GTGGGTGAAGAGATTGACAAGGGAGCGACAGAGCCCCGCCGCATCACCCGGCTCATTCGCCTGCCGGAGGTGCAGCGCCGCGTCGGGCTTGCCCGTTCGACAATCTATCGATGGATGAGCGAGGGCAAGTTTCCGAAGCCGGCGCAGCTCGGTGGCCATGTGGTCGCCTGGCTGAGCAAGAAATCGATGGATGGATAG
- a CDS encoding ArsR/SmtB family transcription factor: MEADRVIRALSALAQEHRLAAFRLLVQAGEQGVAAGVLAEKLDVPPSSMSFHLAQLANAGLVTQRRESRSIIYSADYAVMNGLMGYLTENCCGGVPCSEDAACLPSPQRKSA; encoded by the coding sequence ATGGAAGCCGACCGAGTGATCCGCGCCCTGTCTGCTCTGGCACAGGAGCATCGCCTCGCCGCGTTCCGCCTGCTCGTTCAGGCAGGTGAGCAAGGCGTTGCTGCTGGCGTTCTCGCCGAAAAGCTCGACGTGCCACCGTCCTCGATGAGCTTCCACTTGGCCCAACTCGCCAATGCGGGCCTGGTCACTCAGCGGCGCGAAAGCCGCTCGATCATCTATTCGGCTGACTATGCCGTGATGAACGGGCTGATGGGCTACCTCACTGAAAACTGCTGCGGCGGTGTGCCCTGTTCCGAGGACGCTGCCTGCCTTCCTTCCCCTCAACGAAAGAGCGCCTGA
- a CDS encoding ArsI/CadI family heavy metal resistance metalloenzyme: MKRFHVHVGVTDIDKSVAFYSRLFGAEPSVVKADYAKWMLDDPRINFAISMREGATKGIEHVGLQVEDKAELEDVYGRLKAADRPVLEEGATTCCYAQSEKSWIADPDGVVWEAFLTEGESTTYGGSPDLNQLASANAASSACCAPQLAPAKTSCC, from the coding sequence ATGAAACGCTTTCATGTGCACGTCGGCGTGACCGACATCGACAAGTCCGTCGCCTTCTATTCGCGCCTGTTCGGTGCCGAGCCTTCCGTAGTGAAGGCCGACTATGCCAAATGGATGCTGGATGACCCACGCATCAACTTCGCGATCTCGATGCGCGAGGGTGCGACGAAGGGCATTGAGCATGTCGGCTTGCAGGTCGAGGACAAGGCTGAACTCGAAGATGTCTATGGTCGTCTGAAGGCTGCTGACCGTCCCGTGCTTGAAGAAGGTGCGACGACCTGTTGCTATGCGCAATCTGAGAAGAGCTGGATCGCCGATCCCGATGGCGTTGTCTGGGAAGCCTTCCTGACCGAAGGCGAGAGCACGACCTACGGCGGCAGTCCCGATCTTAACCAGCTCGCCTCGGCGAACGCCGCATCGAGCGCCTGCTGCGCACCGCAACTGGCGCCTGCCAAGACGTCCTGCTGCTGA
- a CDS encoding arsenate reductase ArsC translates to MSDQLLSVLFLCTGNSARSILGEAILNHDGEGRFKAYSAGSNPTGTVNPWAIHTLKTLGYPVEGYRSKSWSEFADGPEFDLIFTVCDSAAAETCPVWPGRPTSAHWGITDPAAVEGSDAEKAAAFLDAFRMLKRRIDLMLALPIASLEQIALREKLQAIGHQADGQ, encoded by the coding sequence ATGTCCGATCAACTGCTGAGCGTGCTGTTCCTGTGCACGGGCAATTCCGCTCGCTCGATCCTGGGCGAAGCGATCCTCAATCATGACGGTGAAGGCCGCTTCAAGGCCTACAGTGCCGGAAGCAATCCCACCGGCACGGTCAACCCCTGGGCGATCCATACGCTCAAGACGCTGGGCTATCCGGTAGAGGGTTATCGCTCCAAGAGCTGGAGCGAGTTTGCCGATGGACCGGAGTTCGACCTGATCTTCACAGTCTGCGACAGCGCTGCGGCAGAGACCTGCCCGGTCTGGCCAGGACGTCCGACATCGGCACACTGGGGGATAACCGACCCCGCCGCGGTCGAAGGCAGCGATGCGGAGAAGGCAGCAGCCTTCCTCGACGCTTTCCGGATGCTCAAACGCCGCATCGACCTGATGCTGGCACTGCCGATCGCCAGCTTGGAGCAGATCGCCTTACGCGAAAAGCTGCAAGCCATCGGCCACCAGGCTGACGGGCAATGA
- the arsB gene encoding ACR3 family arsenite efflux transporter — MTTATADIDARVAGLGLFEKWLSVWVGAAILAGIALGNVAPELFASLAAIEYASVNLVVAVLIWAMIFPMMVAVDFGAVRRVGDKPKGLIITLVINWLIKPFTMAALGVLFFEVVFADLIAPADAQQYIAGLILLGAAPCTAMVFVWSQLTRGDPAYTLVQVAANDLIMIVAFAPIVALLLGVTDIAVPWETLLLSVALYVVVPLAAGAIVRHRLLATHGGDEAAVSDFTGRMKPLSIIGLLLTVLLLFGFQAETIVARPLLIALIAAPIIVQSYGIFLIAYSWAKAWKVPHAVAAPCALIGTSNFFELAVAVAIGLFGLGSGAALATVVGVLVEVPVMLSLVAIANRTRTSFAVS, encoded by the coding sequence ATGACGACCGCCACCGCTGACATTGACGCCCGCGTGGCGGGGCTAGGCCTGTTCGAGAAATGGCTATCGGTCTGGGTCGGCGCGGCGATCCTCGCCGGGATTGCGCTTGGCAATGTCGCGCCGGAATTGTTCGCCTCGCTTGCGGCCATCGAATACGCCTCGGTCAATCTCGTCGTCGCGGTGCTGATCTGGGCGATGATCTTCCCGATGATGGTCGCGGTCGATTTCGGCGCGGTGCGGCGGGTCGGCGACAAGCCGAAGGGCCTGATCATTACCCTGGTAATCAACTGGCTTATCAAGCCGTTCACAATGGCGGCGCTTGGCGTGCTGTTCTTCGAGGTTGTGTTTGCAGACCTGATCGCGCCTGCCGATGCCCAGCAGTATATCGCCGGGCTGATCCTTCTGGGTGCGGCCCCTTGCACCGCGATGGTGTTCGTGTGGTCGCAGCTTACCAGGGGAGATCCGGCCTATACGCTGGTACAAGTTGCCGCGAACGATCTCATCATGATTGTCGCCTTCGCCCCAATTGTTGCCCTGTTACTCGGCGTGACCGACATCGCCGTGCCGTGGGAGACGCTGCTGCTGTCGGTCGCGCTCTATGTGGTTGTGCCGCTCGCGGCAGGAGCAATCGTGCGCCACCGGCTTCTCGCGACGCATGGCGGCGATGAAGCGGCGGTTTCCGACTTTACGGGGCGCATGAAGCCACTGTCGATCATCGGCCTGTTGCTAACGGTCCTGCTGCTGTTCGGCTTCCAGGCGGAAACCATCGTCGCGCGCCCGCTGTTGATCGCGCTGATCGCCGCGCCGATTATCGTCCAAAGCTACGGCATTTTCCTCATCGCCTATAGCTGGGCGAAGGCTTGGAAGGTGCCACATGCAGTCGCCGCGCCCTGCGCGCTGATCGGAACGTCGAATTTCTTCGAACTGGCGGTGGCGGTGGCAATCGGTCTGTTCGGGCTTGGAAGTGGCGCTGCCTTGGCAACTGTCGTGGGCGTGCTGGTCGAAGTGCCGGTAATGTTGTCTCTAGTCGCGATTGCCAACCGGACGCGCACAAGCTTTGCGGTCAGCTAG
- a CDS encoding helix-turn-helix transcriptional regulator codes for MGEEIDKGATDTRRVTRLIRLPEVQHRVGLGRSTIYRWMAEGKFPKPVQLGGYSVAWAEDEVEAWIATRLE; via the coding sequence GTGGGTGAGGAAATCGACAAAGGGGCAACCGATACCCGCCGGGTCACTCGGCTCATTCGCCTGCCGGAAGTGCAACACCGTGTCGGCCTAGGCCGTTCGACGATCTATCGCTGGATGGCTGAGGGCAAGTTTCCGAAGCCAGTGCAATTGGGCGGATACTCAGTCGCTTGGGCGGAAGATGAAGTGGAAGCCTGGATCGCTACCCGCCTCGAATAG
- the traL gene encoding type IV conjugative transfer system protein TraL, which yields MADRYLVPRRLDDPELIGFWTIDEFAGILIPFAWGILSQHIFIGIGLAAGAWLALRKAKARGAGSALVHAAYWYLPGSFLGLKATPPSHCRLLAG from the coding sequence ATGGCCGACAGGTACCTCGTTCCACGGCGGCTCGACGACCCGGAGCTCATCGGCTTCTGGACCATCGACGAGTTTGCAGGGATTCTCATTCCCTTTGCCTGGGGCATCCTCTCGCAGCATATCTTCATCGGTATCGGCCTGGCCGCCGGGGCCTGGCTTGCCTTGCGGAAGGCAAAGGCACGCGGCGCCGGTTCGGCTCTGGTGCATGCTGCGTACTGGTACCTGCCCGGGAGCTTTCTCGGGCTGAAGGCCACGCCGCCCTCCCATTGCCGCCTGTTGGCGGGCTGA
- a CDS encoding type IV conjugative transfer system protein TraE: protein MRAEFAHEQAQTYLRQRNRFAVLAGVLGLTTLVSLGAAVTRDEQVVLVPITAERITVSSGGIDAPYLELVTRDTALMLLNRAPESLDYWMANILQLADPAAHGRLKAELVRIVEEQRGSDISQAFVIAEMHVDPKDLTSTVTGTLKTFVGAQVIASQRRSFRFRWSKRGLSLALAGFEQLPTDKEEPGQ from the coding sequence ATGCGAGCAGAATTCGCGCACGAACAGGCGCAGACCTACCTGCGGCAACGCAACCGCTTTGCCGTGCTGGCAGGTGTCCTGGGCCTGACCACGCTGGTCAGCCTTGGCGCCGCGGTCACCCGCGACGAGCAGGTGGTGCTGGTGCCGATCACCGCCGAGCGGATCACCGTTTCGAGCGGCGGGATCGACGCGCCCTATCTCGAGCTCGTCACCCGCGACACGGCGCTGATGCTCCTCAACCGGGCACCCGAAAGCCTCGACTACTGGATGGCGAACATTCTGCAGCTCGCCGATCCCGCCGCGCACGGCCGCCTCAAGGCCGAGCTCGTCAGAATCGTCGAAGAACAGCGCGGCTCGGACATCAGCCAGGCCTTCGTGATCGCGGAAATGCATGTCGATCCCAAGGACCTGACCTCGACCGTCACCGGCACGCTCAAGACCTTTGTCGGCGCGCAGGTGATCGCGAGCCAGCGCCGCTCCTTCCGTTTCCGCTGGTCGAAGCGTGGCCTCAGCCTCGCGCTCGCCGGCTTCGAACAACTTCCCACCGACAAGGAGGAACCAGGCCAATGA
- a CDS encoding type-F conjugative transfer system secretin TraK translates to MSLLPSPLAAALAGTGLACFAIGATRRPDPGLKLTGLAVLAFALAPVPAQADQFVEAADNATIDCELARGELTRIALIDDGFANVSKIASGFPYNDFQVTHEPVRGDIYISVPPQFAAARVSFFATSKAGYVYKFACRLGGEEATQLFITNPALAKAAATEWEAETGPEDAAIRLIEAMASDAVLPGFTARAELSAPRRTGGIEVQLVAEYQGDELTGQRFLVRNLGQESLALGSEREGPAGALAFAYGRDALAPGEATSAFLVFAKGGLD, encoded by the coding sequence ATGAGCCTTCTCCCATCTCCCCTCGCTGCTGCGCTTGCCGGAACCGGCCTTGCCTGTTTTGCGATCGGCGCGACAAGGCGCCCCGATCCAGGGCTCAAGCTGACCGGCCTCGCCGTACTCGCCTTCGCGCTCGCGCCGGTCCCGGCGCAGGCCGACCAGTTCGTCGAAGCGGCCGACAATGCGACCATCGACTGCGAGCTCGCCCGCGGCGAACTCACGCGGATTGCGCTCATCGATGATGGCTTTGCCAATGTCTCGAAGATCGCGAGCGGCTTTCCCTACAACGACTTCCAGGTGACGCATGAGCCGGTGCGCGGAGACATCTATATCTCCGTGCCCCCGCAATTTGCCGCTGCCCGGGTCAGTTTCTTTGCAACCAGCAAGGCGGGCTATGTCTACAAGTTCGCCTGCCGTCTCGGCGGCGAGGAAGCGACCCAGCTCTTCATCACCAATCCCGCGCTCGCTAAAGCCGCGGCTACCGAATGGGAGGCCGAGACCGGCCCCGAGGACGCAGCGATCCGCCTGATCGAGGCGATGGCGAGCGATGCCGTCCTGCCCGGGTTCACTGCTCGCGCTGAACTCTCTGCTCCGCGCCGTACCGGCGGGATCGAGGTCCAGCTGGTCGCCGAATACCAAGGCGATGAACTCACCGGACAGCGCTTCCTCGTACGCAACCTCGGCCAGGAGAGCCTCGCGCTTGGCTCCGAGCGCGAAGGTCCCGCAGGTGCACTCGCCTTTGCTTATGGCCGCGATGCACTCGCTCCCGGTGAAGCGACCAGTGCCTTCCTGGTCTTTGCCAAGGGAGGGCTCGACTGA